Below is a genomic region from Pan troglodytes isolate AG18354 chromosome X, NHGRI_mPanTro3-v2.0_pri, whole genome shotgun sequence.
GCTGTACTACGTAGAAGGGAACAAACAGCAAATTCACAGTATCAGGCTCACTGTCTATGACACCAGCATCATGAGGGCCTGTGGATACCTCTCTCCTGTCTGCTTCAATCCCCAACACAATGAAATCAACAAGAAGAACTCAAAAGCGGCTCTCACCTGTACAGAAATGAAGGCTGCTAATACTGTAAAAGCcaaatagttatttatttttagaattaacaCAATTTGTTTCACCACCTCATCACACAAAACAGATAAAGCAAATTACAACCAAAAATAGAGATGGACAGATTTATAACCAGAGATCCTGAACAAGAGTGTAgaatagacaaaaaagaaaagtaaagataaaACAGAGGACACCATTAATGTGTAGAAACACGGGAATCTGAGGATGCAATGGTTTATCAAAGTGTTGGGAAAAAATGACTTATCAGGTATGTGGTTTACCAATACAGctgtcccttggtatccatggggggtTGGTCTCAAGACCTCACGTGGATACCAAAATACCCAGATGCTCCCGTCCCTGATGTAAAATActgtagtatttgcatattacctacacacatcctcttgTATATATTAAATCATCTCTTGATTActcataatacctaatacaatgtatgTAAATGCCACATAAAATAGTTGTTAATATTGTATCCTTTAGGGAATAATGACGAGAAAAAGTCTGTACATATTCAGTACAGACAAGACCGTCCCTAAAAGGACCATAAGCCTAAATGTAAACCCAAAATTATAACACTTCTAaataaaacataggagaaaatcatTGTAATATtcagataagaaaataatttttttaagatttatcaAAAAAGTCAcaagctataaaagaaaaaagtgatagaTTAGtcattatcaaaatttaaaatttctgcttttcAAATGTCAATATCAAGTAAATAAACATGTGACCTCAGTCCATtagtggagaaaaaaagaaaagaaagaaaaaattaaaatattaaatatgaacttaaaagaaagtttaaaagaaaagaaaaagacaagccgTGGAGTAGAAGCAAATAGTCATCCCTCTGAACTCAGAGGTTCTGCATCTGCGAATTCAATCAACTGCAGATCAAAAGTATTTCATAGGATTTTCtagaataaagaatatataatagtctaaaattttttgaagaagaaaatcaTTTGAAGACTCACTACATAATTCCaaaatttactataaagctaGAGTAATCAAGTTTAAAAGAGTAATCAGGATGGTGTTCTAATgctctaaactttttaaaattgatatttaatattttaatttttttcttttcttctttttccccacTAATGGAGTGAGGTcacatgtttattttcttgaCATTGCCATTTGAAAAgcagaagttttacattttgataatggctaatttatctttttttcttttataacttgtgatttttgtgacaaaacttaaaaaaaattttcttatcaAAAGATCACAgtgattttctcctatgttttcacttagaagttttatagttttgggtttacaTTTAGGCTTATGGTCcacattgagttaattttttaatgtggcttGAGGTATAggctgagatttattttccttgcaTTTGGATATCCAATTTGTCTACTGTCATTTATTGAAAGACAGTCCTATCTCTACTGAATTATTTTGAGCATTTGTTGAAAAGCAGTATTCGTGTTGGTCAATTCCTGGACTCTCCTATTTCATTGATCCATTGAAACCCTTATTTCAACACTACGCTGTCTCAATTAGTctagctttatagtaaatctgGGAGTTATGTAGTGAGTCTTCAAACTATTGtcttcttcaaaaaattttaaaccattCTAGGATCTTTATTTTCCCATGTAAATTTTGGAATAAGTTTCTTCCTTTCAACATAAACCTTTCTGAAATTGTGATTGAGATTGctttaaatctatagatcaatttgcaGAAAATTGATGTCTTAAAAAACTTTGAATTTTCCAATCAATAAATATAGttcatttctccatttatttctcttatttggtGCTTTGTGGCTTTTCTCATACaaatttttcacataaaaatgcTATCCCTAAATACTTCATGCTTTCTCATGTTATAGTACATGATACTCTAAAAAGCTATTCCCAGCTATTCATTGTAAAtatatagacatttttaaaagttgttattGTATTGTGTGATCTTGCTAGTCTTACTCATTATTTCCGGCAGTTTTTTCAGTGATAATTAACATAGGAAATCATTGTATCTGATagtaaatatagttttatttcttttaagatcCTTTTTAGGcatggcacggtggctcacacctgtattcccagcactttgggaggccaaggcagatgggtcacctgaggtcaggagttcgagaccagcctgaccaacatggtgaaaccccgtctctactgaaaatacaaaattagccaggcatggtggcacacgcctgtaatcgcagctactcaggaggctgaggcaggagaattgcttgaacctgggagatggaggttgcattgagccgagatcgtgccattgcactccagcctgggcaacaagagcaaaactctgtctccaagaaagaaaaaaaaatcctggctgggcgcggtggctcacgcttataatcccagcactttgggagaccgaggtgggtggatcccctgaggttgggagttcaagaccagcctgactgacatggagaaaccccatctctactaaaaatacaaaattagctgggtgtggcggcacatgcttgtaatcccagctactcggaaggctgagacaggagaatcccttgaacccgggaagcagaggttgcggtgagcagagatcacaccactgcccccagcctgggaaacaagagtgaaactccatctcaaaaaaaataaaagagaaaaatccttaTCTGGGATGTATTATTATGTGTCCCATTACAAagcaggttttattattattgctttctaATACAAGgcataagatatattttataatataaatttttaaaattcattttagttTAGATTCAGGGtcccatgtgcaggtttgttatttggatatattgtgtgatgctgaggtttctATTAAATTTATCAGCCAAGCAGTGAACACAGTACCCAACGGGTACTTTTTCaacccttccctcctccctccctcctgcttttTGGAGCCCCCCGATGTCTAATGTTCCCATGTTCATGTtcatgtgtacccagtgtttagctcccatttgtaagtgagaacatggtgattggttttctgtttgtgcgTTCATTTACTCcatttctcatataaaattagaAGTATATGACTTTTTAGTGACTACATAAAATTTTTTCAAAGGGTAGCAATATAATTGCAAATGAAGTTCAGATTTATGAAATTGCCATAAATTGCTGAGCTGTGGAGAGCTCTGTGTCGCAACCAAGGCTGTCTGATCTTTTCGCCTTTGGGGCATGCATTGTCACATTCCTCGGCCTCATCATTTCAGGATCAGAACTTAGCTTTCTTCTCTTGTCCACTGGAGTGTAATCTCCCAGAGAGCATGCATGAGTTTTCCTAAAGACTCAGTACGCTGTCCTCTGGACCTGAGGCATGACGCAGTCTTCACCAAGTACCCTTCAGGTAGCTTGGGACCCAACGTCCCTTCTCCCCATTTTCCTTATCTGCACTGTCTGTGTCTCTGCAGGGTCATTGACGGCCGAGACCTCATGCCCTTGCTGCAGGGCAACGTCAGGCACTCGGAGCATGAATTCCTTTTCCACTACTGTGGCTCCTACCTGCACGCCGTGCGGTGGATCCCCAAGGACGACAGTGAGTGCTCAACCCGTTGCTTCCTGTTCCCTGCCAGGAGCAGGGTCACTCAGGTGTATCCTGAATgcattcttcctttcctctctagACCGGTCCTTTCATTCCAGGGCTCACTGAACACATGTTTTtggagaagtttctcagaattgctCTTCTGCAGAAAGGCAGGCGGGGGTAATGGAGATGCTAATTGGCTTCACTTAATTATCTCAGCAGTCGCACATacattaaaacatcacattgtgcaTGGAAAATCTATGCAATTTTTACTTATCGATTACActttaataaagaaaacagatgtaTGAACATAAGATTTGCCTATAAAGTCAGGGAGACACTTTTACGAAACATAGatttttagccaggtgtggtggatcacgcctgtaatcccagaactttgggaggccgaggcgggcagatcacttgaggtcaggaatttgagaccagcctggcaaacatggcaaagccctgtctctactaagaaatacaaaaattagccaggcatggtggtgcacacctgtagtcccagctacttgggaggctgaggcggtagaatcacttgaacccaggaggcagaggttgcagtgagctgagatcacaccattgcactccagtctggaagacagagtgagactccatctcaaacaaaaacaaaaccaaaaaatatatatacatttttagaaacaggaCTGATATCTGCTGGAAAATGTGTATATCATTTCACCAGGGAACTCTAATGTTCTCGTTTTGTTGTAAGGATTGCATAATATTTAGCATTGACGTGTGGGCAAAAAGAAGCCCAAGAACCAGCCTTGAGAAGATGGAAGAAGACAAGAGAAGCCAGCACCTTGGGTGCATGCCTCTgatgtgctttctttctttctttttttttttttttggagataaaaaatatgtattgaatatcTTCTATGGGCAGGTTATTTTGTAGGCATAAGTGGTCATGGCTaaactttcatttataaaaatcaattctagGCAGACTAAAGATAAAATGTAAGATTAAAAGtgttagaagaaaatgagtttatgacccagaaattggaagttttttaaatttttaaaaagtgacacacATATAATAATATGCACACATTGCACATGAAAATTGGGGGTATCTAGTGATATTTTGAGATAGGCAATGCATAGCGATCAGATTAGAATAATTGGcacatccatcatctcaaacatgcataatttctttgtgttgggaacattgaatatcctccttctagctatttgtaACTATGTaacatattattgttaactatagttattCTACAGTGTTTAGAACAGGAgtccccaacttttttggcaccagggaccagttttgtaaaagataatttttctgcagactggggtgggggatggttttgggatgattcaaatgcatgacatttattgtgcactttatttctatcattattacattgtattacataatgaaataattctacaactcatcatcatgtagaatcagtgggagccctgagcttgctttcctgcaactagatggtcccatctgggggtgatgggagacagtgacagatcatcaggcattagattctcatacgTAGCCTGCAACccagatccctcgcatgcgcagttcacaataggtctcgtgctcttatgagaatctgatgcaGCCACTGATATCTGACAGGAGGAAGAGCTCAGGCAATAATGCCAACGATAGGgaatggctgtaaatacagagaTAAAGCTTCGCTCTCTCCCCCAACCACTCACCTCCTGTGTGTGACCAGATTCTTAACAGGCCACGAACAGGTATCAGTTTGTGGCCTGGGGACTGGGGACCCCTGCTATAGAACACTAGGACTTCTTCCTTTGATCTGGCTGAAGTGCGCATCATTTGACgagtctctcttttctcctccaggTGGGTCAGTTTGGAAGGCTCACTATGTGACCCCGGTATTCCAGCcaccagcttctggtggctgctatGTCACCTCATTATGCAGATGTTTCGGAGAACAGGTTACCTACCACAACCCCCCTCTGCTCTTCGATCTCTCCAGGGACCCCTCAGAGTCCACACCCCTGACACCTGCCACAGAGCCCCTCCATGATTTTGTGATTAAAAAGGTGGCCAACGCCCTGAAGGAACACCAGGAAACCATCGTGCCTGTGACCTACCAACTCTCAGAACTGAATCAGGGCAGGACGTGGCTGAAGCCTTGCTGTGGGGTGTTCCCATTTTGTCTGTGTGACAAGGAAGAGGAACTCTCTCAGCCTCGGGGTCCTAACGAGAAGAGATAATTACAATCAGGCTACCAGAGGAAGCCTTTGGTCCTAACGAGAAGAGATAATTACAATCAGGCTACCAGAGGAAGCCTTTGGTCCTAACGAGAAGAGATAATTACAATCAGGCTACCAAAGGAAGCACTAACTTTGGTGCTTTCAAGTTGGCAAGGAGTGCATTTAATAGTCAATAAATTCATCTACCATTCCAGATTATTAAAGGCCCACTGGTTGTTCCACTTGCTGCTTTTTTTTGGATTCCTGTGGATAAATGTTGattgaaatttgttttatttcccgAAAGCTTATAATTTACTAATTCTCTTACAAAAAAATCCGCACGATGGCTGCTGATAATGTCACTGCAGAATTGCTACTTCTTCTGTTTTTCACCCAGTCTCCACCTTGCCTATCGCCAGCACCAACACTGGCCTTTGCAGTCTTCCtgactttctttgttttgttctttcattccATTTGCTGTTTCCTTGAGGTCTTTTTCTTCTCACATGGGCTGTGTCTTGCAAGTCTATGTTTGggttcatttttctttgcataatCTGAAGATTTGTAAATCGTGCCAAAACCAGTTGTCTTGCCACCACCAAAATGAATTCTGAATATGAATACAAAGAGGacatcctggctgggcacgggggctcactcctataatcccagcactttgggaggttggggtggggggatcacttgaggccaggagtttgagaccagcctggccaacatcatgaaaccctgtctctactaaaaatacaaaaattagccaggcgtggtgacacatgcctgtaatcccagctactggggaggctgaggcaggagaattgcttgaacctgggaggcagatgttgtagtgagccaagattgcgccactgccctccagcctgggcaacagagcaagactccatttcaaaaacaaccaaaaaaccagGACATCCTGTGTGGTCTTGTCCATTTCGACTAGTTTTTCCTGAATATCTGTCTTAGGTGCTGTTGCCTTCCTGGGGTGAAGGACATCGATGACCATTTGTTGCCTCTGAAGAAGTCAGTAGCTCATGACCTTCCTGTGTAGATAGTTACTATGTCATCCATGTTGACAGCTGAGGGCACTGGCACCATCATAACTCACTGAAGACTCCACAGCAatcctcccagttcagcctctggagtaggtggcactgcagacacacaccaccacacccggctctttttattcttttgtagagaatgggtcttgctatgttgcccaggcccatctcaaactcctgtccccaagtgatcctcctgcctcagcctcccaaagtgctggaattataggcatgagccactgcatcaagcctaatttccattttctaaacGTGTCTTTCCGTGCCAGAAAACAAGCACCTACAGACACTTGTGCCATCTGCTCAGTTGCTTTGCTCTAAATATAAGGCCCTGTGTCATCAGGAGGCAACATACGAGGCATTTAAACAGTGCATTAAGAGGATCAAGTCTAAACGTGGCCACTAACCAACCAAAAGGGTTTATGTTTGTCAACAACAGATAGAAATTGAATCAAGAGTGGTGCAATAATTCAGCAAAACGTGTGTGAACCCAGAAAGTCTGAGACAAGTCTCAGATaacttagaaagtttattttgccaaggttgaggacgcgcctgtgacacagcctccagaagtcctgacaacatgtgcccaaggtggttggggcacagcttcaTTTTGTAcactttagggagacatgagacatcaatcaacatatgtaagaagTACACTGGTTCGCTTTGGAAAGGCGGGACCACTTGAAGTAAGGGCTGGAAGACTTGAAGTGGGAGGGGGCTTTCAGGTCACAGACAGTGAGACacaaacagttgcattcttttgactTTCTGCTTAGCCTTTCCAAAAGAGGCGATCAGATAtacatctatctcagtgagcagaagggtgactttgaatagaatgggaggcaggtttgccctgagcagtttccagcttgagttttcctGAGTCATTTTGGGGGCCCAGgatatttttttttcacacatGCTAGCACTGAGTGACATAGCAATTGGTCTCCTGGCAGTCTGGAAATTTCAGCAACAGCTGATAAGACAGCGTGGTGAGCAGCCAGGTTCTAGAAAGCAAAGAGAAGTAGTCATCAACAACCTCGGAGCAGCACTGCTTTGATCCCCCCAGAATGTGCCAGAGCTTTGATGAAGTCtcttatttccttcttaattcaGCCTCATGATTTAGGTATAAACACTTGTGTGAGATTGCCCAGAGCTGCCATAAAAATCACCATAAACTTGGTGGTTTAAGAAAACAGACATTCATTCttccacaattctggaggctagaagttcaaaaaTCAAGGTGCTTCCTCCGAGGCCCTGGGTAGAATCCGTCCTTGCCAATCCTTGaaattccttggcttgtggacatatcactccaatctctgcctttgtcaTTACATGAATGTCTACGCTCTGTGTCtttaaatctctctctccttATAGAGAGAGATTATAGTCATATGGAATTTAGAACCCACCTTCATCTAGTATGACCTCATTTTCTCTTGATGGCatctttaaagaccctatttccaaataaagtctcaTGTGCAGGTACCAGGATTTAGGACTTTAATGTAACCTTCGAGGAGGTCATAATTTAACCCTTTGCACCCTTATATACCAAGAAGAGTACCTGGGACTTGGAAATGCTCTGTAATTTGCTCAGGAGAACACAGCTTAGGTGTTACTGGGCTGAGACTGGCACCCTAGCCATGCCAATCCCAAATCTCCATGTACATCAACCCTATGGTGTTGAAGTAGGAGGCGGGACTTGACTCCAGAGGTGGGGGTTGGACACCAGACCAGATTGAGGGCTAGCTAAAACAGGGCAGACCAAAGCAGCTTTCAGTCAGACACGCCCATCAGTGTGCCATGTcaatttaccattgccatggcaacacccaggaGTTACCAcctctttccatggcaatgacccaatAACTCAACGATTACTACCCtttccctagaaatttctgcataaccCGCACCTTAATCtgcatgcaattaaaaatgggtatatattttgggaggccgaggcgggcagatcatttgaggtcaggagtttgagaccagcctgaccaatatggtgaaaccctgtctctactaaaaatacaaaaaaaattagctgggtgtggtggagcatgcttgtagtctcagctactcaggaggctgaggcaggagaattgcttgaacccgggaggcagaggttgcagtgagccaagatcgtgccactgtgctccagcctgggagacagagtgaggcacGGTCTCCaacaaggaaaaaatacaaataaaaataaatgggtataaatatgacttcAAAAAAAATAtgccctgagctgctactctctgCCTGCAGGGTAGCCCTGTTCTGCAAGAGCAGTCACGGAGCTATAACACTGTCACTTCAATAAAGcagttttcttctacctctggtTTGCCCCTAAATTCTTTCCCGAGCTAAGCCAAGAACACTTGTGGGCTAAGCCCCACTTTGAGACTCACTTGTCCTCCAGGAGTGTCTCTCAAAGGTGCAACCCCAGGAGTAATATAATCATGTGTGTTCgtcaatttgcaattgcaaaaatgtggaacaagcccaaatgcccatcagtcaatgagtggatacagaaattatggtatatatatgtacaatggaatattactcagccatgaaaatgaatgaattaatggcatttgcagcaacctggatgggttTGGAGACTAAGCGAAGTCACTCagaaacggaaaaccaaacatcgtatgttctcactcataagtgggagctaagctatgaggatgcaaaggcctgAGAGTGACACAGTGGACTCTGGGGActctgggggaaagggtgggaaggcggtaagggataaaagactacaaattgagtgcagtgtatactgctcagtgatgggtgcaccaaaatctcacatatcaccactgaagaacttactcatgtaaccaaacaccacctgttcccccaaaacctatggaaataaaaaaaaattagaaaattatgtgTGTTTGACTTATTTCAATGGACCGATACTGTTGCCTTGTCTTTACTAAGGAGTAATATGAATGTGTCAAGTGAAATACAAATAACTGTCTTAATATTAACTATTAAACAAGGATATCTTTTTCCTAAGTGATTTGGGGCAACCATATTAGACCTTATTTGTCCACAAAAGAATTCCTTACAAAGGCTGAGCATTTTTCTGCCACTCTTTGTTCTAAGATCTCTAAAACATCTTCGTTTTCTCATCACTCTTAGGAGGAGGTTCATTTTGAATTTAGAATACCCTAGAACAGAATCTTAGGATTTTAGCCTGAGAAATAACTTCTGAAATCATTTTCTCAAATGCTCTTATATTTGCAGATGAAGAACACAGAGTGTGAAGACACGAAGAGGCTTTGATGAGTCTGCACTGTAAAGGGAGCAGGACCATGAGGTCTGAACCCAAGGTTGTCAACCCCAAATGCAAGgtccttctcc
It encodes:
- the LOC129138715 gene encoding small ribosomal subunit protein eS24-like, which gives rise to MVIDVLHPRKATAPKTDIQEKLVEMDKTTQDDVLFVFIFRIHFGGGKTTGFGTIYKSSDYAKKNEPKHRLARHSPCEKKKTSRKQQME